One Oncorhynchus masou masou isolate Uvic2021 chromosome 2, UVic_Omas_1.1, whole genome shotgun sequence genomic region harbors:
- the LOC135558640 gene encoding tyrosine-protein kinase Fes/Fps-like has protein sequence MGFGEDLWCPQAHAALMRLQDSELRLMEVMKKWMSQRSKSDREFSVQLHQMAAMVEKLEGPQPGGGLDYISQLNQSWGVLVAQTESLSRVMRRQSEDLQVGPLSKLTLLIRDKQQLRKTYAEQWSQLSQELSRVTQTELERLKASYRQLVRDAAQAKRKYQEASKDKERERARERYVKATLRLHELHNEYVLSVRAAQVYHQHHYSQAQPALLMALQSLQQEMVLVLKEILQEYYDMSSMLQQEVVSVHEEMSTALKAIEPHKEYESFIHQNRSVGEVPVCVEFDSGLLENTDRLKTGELELNELTVEGIQHRLTVVEEELLSLAGNVVSQQASVNQLELELEAEEEGIKRGQRVYQFSKRHALEESRQQVMLSLGARTRLEAQRLLLKGKLEWLGSSEPPPALGLEEDRISLSSITSSEKDGLRNLSVDSIISHLGGLFKPKYTVPPALSPVPEVERPLEQQNWYHGVIPRLEVQELLRCDGDFLVRQSQGKQEYVLSVHWAGSCRHFLIQSTDNMYRLDGEGFHTVPMLMNHLVSSHQHVTKRSDIVLKRPVLKDKWFLEHDDVILGQSIGRGNFGEVYSGRLLSDNTPVAVKACKENLAPEHKNRFLMEARILKQYDHPNIVKLIGVCTQKQPIYIIMELVQGGDFLSFLRCEGHNLKSNMLVKMAENVASGMEYLESKKCIHRDLAARNCLVGEQSRVKISDFGMSREQQDGVYSAAGGLKQIPVKWTAPEALNYGRYTTESDVWSFGVLLWEIFSRGVTPYTSMTNQQTRDEVEKGYRMLAPNSCPPDVYAVMCRCWQYDSRNRPSFSKLRTELSALYHKLSLHK, from the exons ATGGGGTTTGGGGAGGACCTGTGGTGTCCCCAGGCCCACGCGGCCCTGATGCGGCTGCAGGACTCGGAGCTGCGTCTGATGGAGGTGATGAAGAAGTGGATGAGCCAGCGGTCCAAGAGCGACCGGGAGTTCTCTGTTCAGCTGCACCAGATGGCGGCCATGGTTGAGAAACTGGAGGGGCCCCAGCCTGGGGGAGGACTGGACTACATCAGCCAGCTCAACCAG tCGTGGGGTGTGCTGGTGGCTCAGACTGAGAGTTTGAGTCGTGTGATGCGGCGGCAGTCTGAGGACCTGCAGGTTGGGCCTCTCAGCAAACTGACCCTGCTGATCAGAGACAAGCAGCAGCTCAGGAAGACCTACGCAGAGCAGTGGAGCCAGCTCAGCCAGGAGCTCAGCagg GTGACCCAGACAGAGCTGGAGAGGCTGAAGGCCAGCTATAGACAGCTGGTGAGGGATGCAGCGCAGGCAAAGAGGAAGTACCAGGAGGCCAGTAAAG ATAAAGAGCGTGAGCGTGCAAGGGAGCGCTATGTGAAGGCTACTCTGAGGCTCCATGAGCTCCATAATGAGTATGTGCTGTCAGTCAGAGCAGCCCAGGTGTACCATCAGCACCACTACAGCCAGGCCCAACCTGCCCTGCTCATGGCACTACAGAGCCTACAGCAGGAGATGGTACTCgtact GAAGGAGATCCTGCAGGAGTACTATGACATGTCCAGTATGCTCCAACAGGAGGTGGTATCTGTCCACGAGGAGATGTCTACTGCTCTGAAGGCCATAGAGCCACACAAAGAGTATGAGAGTTTCATCCATCAGAACAG GTCTGTAGGGGAGGTTCCGGTGTGTGTTGAGTTTGACTCTGGTCTTCTGGAGAACACAGATCGACTAAAGACTGGAGAGCTGGAACTAAATGAGCTTACAGTGGAGGGGATCCAGCACAG gTTGACTGTAGTGGAAGAGGAACTGCTGTCTCTTGCTGGTAATGTGGTTTCCCAACAGGCCTCAGTCAACCAACTGGAGTTGGAGCtggaggcagaggaagagggcATCAAACGGGGTCAGAG ggtttACCAGTTCAGTAAGAGACATGCGCTGGAGGAGAGCCGACAGCAGGTGATGCTGTCCCTGGGAGCTAGAACCAGGCTGGAGGCACAGAGGTTGCTGCTGAAGGGGAAGCTGGAATGGCTGGGATCCAGTGAACCCCCTCCTGCCTTGGGGCTGGAAGAGGACCGtatctccctgtcctccatcacctctagt GAGAAGGACGGCCTCAGAAACCTCAGTGTGGACAGCATCATAAGCCACCTTGGTGGCCTGTTCAAACCCAAATACACG GTGCCCCCTGCCCTGTCCCCAGTCCCAGAGGTAGAGCGCCCCCTGGAGCAGCAGAACTGGTACCACGGAGTCATCCCCAGGCTGGAAGTCCAGGAGCTGCTGAGGTGTGATGGAGACTTCCTGGTCAGACAGAGTCAGGGCAAACAGGAgtatgtcctctctgtccactgGGCTGGCTCTTGCAGGCACTTCCTTATCCAGAGCACAgac aatATGTACCGCCTGGATGGAGAGGGATTCCACACCGTTCCCATGCTGATGAACCACCTGGTCTCCTCACACCAACATGTCACCAAGAGGTCCGACATTGTCCTGAAGAGACCTGTCCTAAAG gacaAGTGGTTTCTGGAACACGATGATGTCATCCTGGGGCAGAGCATTGGCCGG GGTAACTTTGGAGAGGTGTACAGTGGCCGTCTGCTTTCTGATAACACCCCTGTAGCTGTGAAAGCCTGCAAAGAGAACCTGGCCCCAGAACACAAGAACAGGTTccttatggaggccag GATCCTGAAGCAGTATGACCATCCGAACATAGTGAAGCTGATTGGTGTCTGCACACAGAAACAACCCATCTATATCATTATGGAGCTGGTACAGG GGGGAGACTTTCTGTCCTTCCTGCGCTGTGAAGGTCACAACCTGAAGTCAAATATGCTGGTGAAAATGGCAGAGAATGTGGCATCTGGCATGGAGTATCTGGAGAGCAAGAAATGCATCCACCG gGACCTGGCTGCCCGTAACTGTCTGGTGGGAGAACAGAGCAGGGTGAAGATCAGTGACTTTGGGATGTCTCGCGAGCAGCAGGACGGGGTCTACTCTGCCGCGGGGGGCCTCAAACAGATCCCTGTCAAATGGACGGCCCCCGAAGCACTCAACTATG GGAGGTACACCACGGAGAGTGACGTGTGGAGTTTTGGAGTTCTCCTATGGGAGATATTCTCCAGGGGAGTCACCCCCTACACTAGCATGACCAACCAGCAGACACGGGACGAGGTGGAGAAAG GATACCGGATGCTAGCCCCAAACTCCTGTCCTCCAGATGTGTATGCTGTTATGTGTCGCTGCTGGCAGTATGACTCCAGGAACCGGCCGTCCTTCAGCAAACTCAGGACCGAACTCAGTGCTTTATACCACAAACTGTCCTTACACAAGTGA